From one Candidatus Chlorobium masyuteum genomic stretch:
- a CDS encoding LIC12162 family transferase: protein MFLATTSTREFWNPSGKLIYLGEWCLLYSEKKQKKSFDSDIIPFYWDSGSKTEVAIRYCQLILEKLYTELTRVLNSYHGVDYEIKYYKLLLGTWPFHFIHQLYDKYIHLKTAIALYPDLHTWSLDKDQHYIPVDPIDYFKVLLTGNDDRYQLQIYSDLLILMEIQYSNKKLLNPLLQKSRYQRTIKKYSKSNIYRIISGRISKLHTFCLSDVPLTFFQMISLFIRMRGNILVDNFNYDIDISCKPDLQYRKEIKLEMNGDHFESLLSSIILKHLPIIYLEGYKELHAQVFQKEDRNPSSFLTSQIAGNVCRSIYVAEKYKIMNIYSLQHGGGYGVDKLNPSEMYERDVSDLFFTSGWVDDEKTKPLSIPIFKNKSYNIKQRKDILFCINDLPRYVFRFHYVPMGAAAMNNYLADSIRFLSALNNKSRIIIRIYPDDNRFGNCTKERVDYEHPGLRYDSSRRSFLTALKYSRLFVSNYFNTASLEALANNIPTVVFLDKEIFAFSDHAMPFISMLYSVGILHETPASAAAFIDKNYADIMSWWESASVQKARISFVNKYASCVDNWQQEWHGVIERNIVAKKI from the coding sequence ATGTTTTTAGCTACTACCTCTACAAGAGAATTCTGGAATCCTTCCGGAAAGCTGATATATTTAGGAGAATGGTGCCTGCTTTATTCTGAAAAAAAACAAAAAAAGTCTTTTGATTCTGATATAATCCCTTTTTACTGGGATTCCGGATCCAAAACAGAAGTGGCAATACGTTATTGCCAGCTTATTCTTGAAAAATTATACACAGAATTAACCAGAGTTTTAAATTCCTACCATGGTGTTGATTATGAGATCAAATACTACAAGCTGTTGCTCGGTACATGGCCATTTCATTTTATACATCAATTGTACGACAAGTATATCCATTTAAAAACCGCAATAGCCCTATATCCCGATCTGCATACCTGGAGCCTCGATAAAGATCAACACTATATTCCTGTCGATCCGATTGATTATTTCAAGGTTCTTTTAACCGGTAATGATGATAGATACCAACTGCAAATATACTCTGATCTTTTGATTTTAATGGAAATTCAGTATTCCAATAAAAAGCTGCTAAATCCTTTATTGCAGAAGAGCAGATATCAAAGAACAATTAAAAAATATTCTAAAAGCAATATATACAGGATAATATCCGGGCGTATTTCAAAGTTACATACGTTTTGCTTAAGTGATGTGCCGCTTACTTTTTTTCAGATGATATCTCTTTTTATCCGAATGAGGGGTAATATTTTAGTTGATAATTTCAACTATGATATTGATATCAGTTGCAAGCCGGACCTTCAGTATCGAAAAGAGATTAAGCTGGAAATGAATGGAGATCACTTCGAGTCGTTATTGTCATCAATAATATTAAAGCATTTGCCGATTATATATTTAGAGGGATATAAGGAACTTCATGCTCAGGTATTTCAAAAAGAAGATAGAAATCCGTCTTCATTTTTAACATCACAAATTGCCGGCAATGTATGCCGGAGCATATATGTTGCTGAAAAGTACAAGATAATGAACATCTATTCATTGCAGCATGGTGGTGGTTATGGTGTAGATAAGCTGAATCCCTCGGAAATGTATGAACGCGATGTCTCGGATCTGTTTTTTACATCTGGCTGGGTTGATGATGAAAAGACAAAACCGCTTTCAATACCGATATTCAAAAACAAGAGTTATAATATTAAACAAAGAAAAGATATATTGTTCTGTATAAACGACCTTCCAAGGTATGTTTTTCGTTTCCATTATGTTCCTATGGGTGCCGCTGCTATGAATAATTATCTTGCGGATTCGATAAGGTTTCTCTCCGCCCTAAATAATAAAAGTCGTATCATTATTCGTATATATCCTGATGATAATAGATTCGGAAATTGCACAAAAGAAAGAGTTGATTATGAGCATCCTGGTTTAAGGTATGATTCTTCGAGGCGCTCTTTTTTGACTGCATTAAAGTATTCAAGGTTATTTGTTTCAAATTATTTTAATACAGCTTCGTTAGAAGCACTTGCTAATAACATTCCTACTGTTGTTTTTTTGGATAAAGAAATATTTGCCTTTTCGGATCATGCTATGCCTTTTATATCCATGCTGTATTCTGTTGGAATACTGCATGAGACGCCTGCATCAGCTGCGGCATTTATAGATAAAAATTATGCCGATATTATGTCCTGGTGGGAATCTGCGTCAGTACAAAAAGCCAGGATCTCATTTGTTAATAAATATGCTTCCTGTGTTGATAATTGGCAACAGGAATGGCATGGTGTTATTGAGAGAAATATAGTCGCAAAAAAAATATGA
- a CDS encoding B12-binding domain-containing radical SAM protein yields the protein MPKDFKVMFVFFNDRMRTGIPLNISYLSGALKNNGYKVVVFDTSFYEEHERLFEEKKKEEAGIFKMIDYSSIGVKIKKSSMKDDLDLFIKKERPDLIAFSVFSQAKNENIALANHIKLKYQDIPIIFGGIHVNIEPDKILRNNCVDYICVGEGEDAIVDLVDDLLKGGKGYDVENIGYKKNGQIILNNVRAPKSMDSMPMPDWSPFELFHIYGPYRGRLLKMALAEYSRTCPYRCTYCGNEIIKKQYSKNGNKLRYRHKSPEKFIKELKYYKDHYGIEFVYIVDGTFVAQREEVLEELSSLYVREINLPFFCDATVHCVTPGKVAALKRMGCVCVNMGIECANEQYRSRYLDKNMTNQKIIQSFLMVKEGGIDTRSYNIIGLPFQKRSDIMETIELNKSCEVGSVSLSIFMPYEGTVLRELCIKEKLISENQDITGDGTLPIIKNPYLSDPELIGLYNTFSLYIKLDKSYWPLIKKAEKDNRLRNELLEKVNVLDSEKRKSIA from the coding sequence ATGCCTAAAGATTTCAAGGTGATGTTCGTTTTCTTTAATGATAGAATGCGAACAGGGATACCGCTTAATATTTCATATCTATCAGGTGCACTTAAAAATAATGGATACAAGGTCGTTGTATTTGATACGTCGTTTTACGAAGAACATGAACGACTTTTTGAAGAAAAGAAAAAGGAGGAAGCCGGTATTTTCAAGATGATTGACTATTCTTCTATAGGGGTTAAAATTAAAAAATCCTCTATGAAAGATGATCTCGATTTATTCATCAAAAAAGAACGGCCTGATTTAATTGCATTCAGTGTTTTTTCACAGGCGAAAAATGAAAACATTGCCCTTGCAAATCATATAAAATTGAAATATCAAGATATACCAATAATATTTGGAGGAATACATGTAAATATAGAGCCTGATAAAATATTACGTAATAATTGTGTAGACTATATTTGTGTTGGTGAAGGAGAAGATGCAATAGTTGATTTAGTCGATGATTTATTGAAAGGAGGAAAAGGTTATGATGTTGAAAATATTGGATATAAAAAAAACGGGCAAATTATATTAAATAATGTCAGGGCGCCGAAATCAATGGACTCGATGCCGATGCCGGACTGGAGCCCTTTTGAATTATTTCATATATATGGCCCATATAGAGGTCGGCTTTTGAAGATGGCTCTTGCTGAGTATTCTCGAACATGTCCTTATCGCTGCACCTATTGTGGGAATGAGATAATAAAAAAACAATACAGTAAAAATGGAAATAAACTACGATACAGGCATAAATCTCCTGAAAAATTTATTAAGGAGCTGAAGTATTATAAGGATCATTACGGCATAGAGTTTGTTTATATTGTGGATGGAACATTTGTTGCTCAAAGAGAAGAGGTGCTTGAGGAATTATCAAGCCTTTATGTACGTGAAATTAATTTGCCTTTTTTTTGTGATGCTACTGTTCATTGTGTAACACCCGGAAAAGTTGCGGCACTTAAAAGAATGGGATGTGTTTGCGTAAATATGGGGATCGAGTGTGCTAATGAGCAGTATAGATCGAGGTATTTGGATAAAAATATGACTAATCAGAAAATTATCCAGTCATTTTTAATGGTAAAAGAGGGAGGTATCGATACACGGTCATACAATATTATCGGACTTCCTTTTCAGAAGAGAAGCGACATCATGGAAACAATTGAGCTTAATAAATCCTGTGAGGTCGGATCGGTTTCGCTTTCTATATTTATGCCTTATGAAGGGACGGTATTACGAGAACTATGTATAAAGGAAAAGCTTATTTCTGAGAATCAGGATATAACGGGTGATGGGACCCTGCCGATAATTAAAAATCCATATTTGTCTGATCCGGAGTTGATTGGTTTATACAATACATTTTCATTATATATCAAGCTTGATAAAAGTTATTGGCCATTAATAAAAAAAGCCGAAAAAGATAACAGATTAAGAAATGAATTACTTGAAAAAGTGAATGTGCTTGACTCTGAAAAAAGGAAATCTATTGCATAG
- a CDS encoding B12-binding domain-containing radical SAM protein — protein MLETTAPECRKVLIYLADLTHTGVMVATESIPLNIGLIAAYANKYLGDAISVRLFKYPEKLIAALKERVPDILGCSNYVWNSNLSEWMLGYAKRLDPAVVTIQGGTNYPFSQSGQLEYHRTHPNTDFHVYYEGEVAFLQFLRRYLAVRNLSGMKEAPIDGCQFLSPGDGSLVSGPPQDRIKALDDIPSPYVTGLLDEFFDGKLTPMVETTRGCPFTCNFCNAGDRYFNKINMFSLEYIKAELEYIAPRVSAVGVSHLTLADNNFGMYPRDAEICSTIKYMQDKYGWPMGLIATTGKNNHERIIKATEILGSALLVSMSVQSLDPVVLENIKRDNIELDHYKKVNFALIQEGRTGQAEVIVPLPGETYETFLSGVETLIEAGASKVTSHTIQLLYGTDYKEAEYRRSWGYVSKWRLIPYDFGEYEGELIFDVEEVAISHNSITFEDYLNIRGFALATEVAFNNYIFREILDYVEDYGISAFTWLRAVWERREEFPPDIRLVFDGFIADTKAELFNSEEELRCFYGRPENYEQLVRGEIGGNVIYKHKTLILSHHIVSWLDYITRIAEDLVRDSVADARELESAVDEIAEIRRYLQCKLTGIFDSNITTELSQVSFRYDILSWLLAGTGRLRDFYRADRVVFSFYFTDEQLLERRDAFQRYGTHLLGLTKILQRIPSHDRLFRSVAHVLV, from the coding sequence ATGTTAGAGACAACAGCTCCTGAATGCCGAAAGGTTCTGATATATCTTGCAGATTTAACTCACACCGGCGTCATGGTGGCTACCGAAAGCATTCCACTGAACATCGGTTTGATAGCAGCGTATGCGAATAAATATCTGGGAGATGCGATTTCTGTACGTTTGTTCAAGTACCCTGAAAAACTGATCGCAGCCTTGAAGGAGCGTGTTCCGGATATCCTCGGATGCAGCAACTATGTATGGAACAGTAACCTTTCGGAATGGATGCTGGGTTATGCCAAACGTCTTGATCCGGCGGTGGTAACCATCCAGGGTGGTACCAATTATCCGTTCAGCCAATCCGGACAGCTTGAATATCATCGAACGCACCCGAACACAGACTTTCATGTCTATTACGAGGGTGAGGTGGCTTTTCTACAGTTTCTTCGTCGTTATTTGGCGGTACGCAATCTTTCTGGCATGAAAGAGGCTCCAATAGATGGCTGCCAGTTTTTGTCGCCAGGTGATGGTTCTCTTGTGTCGGGACCACCGCAGGATCGAATCAAGGCACTGGACGATATCCCTTCGCCCTATGTAACGGGGCTGCTCGATGAGTTTTTTGACGGAAAGCTGACTCCGATGGTCGAGACCACTCGTGGCTGTCCATTTACCTGCAATTTTTGCAATGCGGGAGATCGCTATTTCAACAAAATAAATATGTTCTCACTTGAGTACATAAAGGCTGAGCTTGAATACATTGCTCCCCGCGTTTCTGCAGTTGGCGTGTCGCATCTGACCCTGGCTGACAATAATTTCGGAATGTACCCTCGCGACGCTGAAATTTGCAGCACGATCAAATATATGCAGGACAAGTATGGTTGGCCCATGGGCCTTATAGCAACGACGGGTAAGAACAACCACGAGCGGATCATCAAGGCGACCGAGATTCTTGGTTCGGCGCTTCTGGTGAGCATGTCTGTCCAATCCCTTGACCCGGTAGTACTTGAGAACATCAAGCGAGACAACATCGAGCTTGACCACTACAAAAAGGTCAACTTCGCCCTTATTCAGGAGGGTCGTACGGGGCAGGCAGAAGTGATTGTGCCGCTGCCGGGCGAAACTTATGAAACCTTTCTGAGCGGTGTCGAGACGTTGATAGAGGCCGGTGCATCCAAGGTGACATCACATACGATCCAATTGCTTTACGGAACAGATTACAAGGAGGCTGAATACCGAAGAAGTTGGGGGTATGTCAGCAAGTGGCGTCTGATTCCCTACGATTTTGGCGAGTACGAAGGTGAGCTGATTTTTGACGTGGAAGAGGTAGCTATAAGTCATAACAGCATTACTTTCGAAGACTATCTGAATATCCGTGGTTTTGCGCTTGCGACTGAGGTTGCATTCAACAATTATATTTTTCGTGAGATTCTTGATTACGTTGAGGACTATGGGATCTCTGCATTTACATGGCTAAGAGCAGTCTGGGAGAGACGCGAGGAATTCCCGCCAGACATTCGCCTGGTTTTTGACGGTTTTATTGCTGATACGAAAGCTGAGCTTTTCAACTCAGAAGAGGAGCTCCGATGCTTCTATGGCAGACCAGAAAATTATGAGCAACTGGTCCGAGGCGAGATTGGTGGCAATGTTATTTACAAGCACAAGACACTGATATTGAGTCATCATATCGTCTCGTGGCTTGACTATATAACGAGGATTGCAGAGGATCTGGTAAGGGATAGCGTTGCCGATGCCAGGGAGCTGGAGAGTGCTGTCGATGAAATCGCAGAAATACGTCGCTACCTTCAATGCAAACTGACCGGCATATTTGATAGCAACATCACCACCGAGCTGTCACAGGTGAGTTTCCGCTACGATATTTTGTCATGGCTTTTGGCGGGTACCGGACGACTGCGTGATTTTTATCGGGCTGACAGAGTGGTGTTCTCTTTTTATTTCACCGATGAACAGCTCCTTGAGCGGCGAGATGCATTTCAGCGCTACGGCACGCATCTCTTGGGATTGACCAAGATTTTGCAGCGGATACCTTCTCATGACAGGCTCTTCCGCTCGGTAGCACATGTGCTGGTTTGA
- a CDS encoding radical SAM/SPASM domain-containing protein, translating into MNDTSIKSKGASEISDSLPEESAYEERYIPINKGHFDLDTPDRTRAFSEKLAQGWEKEYEEYRRLWVDLAKTRQIRDYPLLVDLELSSRCNLNCPMCYTTTEAFLSKVDRKYMEIDLFKKIIDEIAGKVFAVRLSLRGEATLNRHFIEAVAYAKQNGIKEVSTLTHGKKFTGDYLRKAVEAGIDWITISVDGIGETYNSIRKPLKWEETLGRLKEIKALKTEIGVMKPVIKVQGIWPAIRENPTAYFEALEPYTDLIAYNPLIDYLHNDLQIVYEENFACPQLYQRLVVGSDGKVMMCSNDEDALHPVGDAYQQTIHEIWHGDAMNNVRQQHSHPDGFKELEVCRHCYYPRKAVPDETAYVGGRKITIENYVNRAQQVGK; encoded by the coding sequence ATGAACGACACATCAATCAAGAGCAAGGGAGCTTCTGAAATTTCCGACTCATTGCCTGAGGAGAGCGCATACGAAGAACGATATATTCCAATCAACAAGGGACATTTCGATCTTGATACACCTGACCGCACTCGTGCCTTCAGCGAAAAACTTGCTCAGGGATGGGAAAAAGAGTATGAAGAGTATCGGCGATTATGGGTCGATTTAGCTAAAACCCGTCAGATCCGTGATTATCCACTACTGGTTGATCTGGAACTCTCTTCCAGATGCAATCTGAACTGCCCTATGTGCTACACCACAACTGAAGCATTTCTCAGTAAAGTCGATCGCAAGTATATGGAGATCGACCTGTTCAAAAAAATTATCGATGAAATTGCAGGCAAGGTTTTTGCCGTTCGCCTGAGTTTGCGTGGCGAAGCAACTTTGAACAGGCATTTTATAGAGGCCGTTGCCTATGCCAAACAAAACGGCATCAAGGAAGTTTCAACTCTCACCCATGGCAAGAAGTTCACAGGCGATTATCTTCGCAAAGCGGTTGAGGCCGGTATTGACTGGATTACCATCTCCGTGGACGGGATCGGTGAAACCTATAACAGTATTCGCAAACCCCTCAAATGGGAAGAGACACTGGGCCGGTTAAAGGAGATAAAAGCACTGAAAACCGAAATAGGGGTTATGAAGCCGGTTATCAAGGTGCAAGGGATATGGCCTGCAATTCGAGAAAATCCTACAGCATACTTCGAGGCATTGGAACCATATACTGATTTGATTGCCTACAATCCGCTCATTGACTATTTACACAATGATTTACAAATTGTGTATGAGGAGAATTTTGCCTGTCCGCAACTCTACCAGCGTTTGGTTGTTGGCAGTGACGGCAAGGTGATGATGTGCAGTAACGACGAAGACGCGCTCCATCCGGTAGGCGATGCCTATCAGCAAACGATACATGAAATATGGCATGGAGATGCTATGAATAACGTCAGGCAACAGCACAGTCACCCTGATGGCTTCAAGGAGCTTGAGGTCTGTCGTCATTGCTACTACCCGCGTAAAGCCGTTCCGGATGAAACTGCCTATGTTGGTGGACGGAAAATTACCATAGAAAACTATGTCAATCGTGCTCAGCAGGTGGGAAAATGA